The region gtgggtttttttgctgttgagttgtttgagctccttatatgtTCTGGCTATTAAGCCTATGTGAGATGattagtttgtaaatattttcttccatcctgtgggttgtctcttaactttgttgattgttttctttgctgtgcagaagctttttagcttgatgtaattaGTAGACTAAATTTTAAAGGATGGAGAAATTAGTGTTTTATTGGTCAGACAAAATTGCATATTTCTAAACAATGTGACTGGAAAACACCAGAAACAGGAATTATTTTCGCAGGTCAGAATTCATGTTcatatattataacattttacGTTTTTGATGGTTCCTTCggaaaaaaaatacaggcaaATTGTTGGCCAAAACTAGATAACTTCAAATTTGGGGTATGGGGCTTTTCAGGTTCTCAGATGAGTTTCTAAAATCTATTCTTAAAAtatagaagtaaagaaaaaactaTGGGAATGAGGTTTTTTGTGATCATGAATTAGGCCTCTCATGAAATCTCCTTACATTCTCCACACaatctttctgtgtgtgtgtgtgtgtgtgtgtgtgtgtgtgtgtgagagagagagagagagagagagagaatcttcGAAGAGGTTTCAGACTCCATATATAGCTGAAATCAACATTCagtcttttaatattaatatatacaaccATTATGTACTCATGattaaaaatgggggaaaaaaacttaaaattcagtCTTTTGAGGGTACCAGGCTAGCCTTCTCATCCATTGGGAGGTCTGTTGGTTCTGCCACTAGTATCCGGTCTGCCACCTTTCTCCCCACCTTTCCAGGCATGTTTTTGGCTAAGCCACGACCCCCCCTACACACACCTGAGTGATCTGTGGTCTCTGTGTGTCCTTATTTGTCTCCTTCCATTACATGTCCACAAAATTAATTGTTTAAGAACATGTCACTGCTCCCCACCCTCTTTTTTGAAATACCAGTCAAATGCCCCAGTTAGGatctttgtgttttctgtttcctttgcttgGGTAGCTCTCCTTTTAAGCCTTTTGCTGGTCTCAACCTTTAGGTCTGAACTGGTGTAAGAAACTGTCCCTGACCACTCTGTGTCTCAGCCAGGTCTCTCTAGTCCCTGTCTTTCACATtgtgtttctacttttttttaacagCACTGTCTGAAGTTATCTTAGTTCTTTGCTTGCTTGCTTCAGGATAATCTGCTTTCCTAAAATACAACTCCATGATGGCAAGGGCCATATTTTCTTTTGACTGGATCTGGCTCTGTcgtgcaggctagagtgcagtgttgtcatcatagctcactgcaacctccaattgcttggctcaaacaatcctcttgccccaacctcccaagtagctgggactatatataGGTGGCCATCAGCATAGCtgggcaatttttaaattttttgtggagacagggtctcactgtgttgctgggctggtctcaaactcctgggctcaagcaatcctcccacctttgcctcccaaagtgctgtgattacaggtgtgagtcatgtACCCGGTCCCCAGGACCATAATCTTCTTCTGGTCACTGCAGTACTTCCAATCCCTGGCTCAGAGTAGGTGCTTGATGAATATTTGTCAGATGGCTATTGTTTAGAGACCAGGCTAGAgtagtacagtggctattcacaggtgtgattatAGCTGTAGTgtactacagccttgaactcctgggttcaagcgatcctcctgcttcagcctcctgagtagctggaactacaaggtGTGCACCAGCTGCATGgccttttttaagttttatttttctttaatttgtaacTTATAGAAAAATTGCCACAATAATCATAACTCCATGTCCTTTATCCAGAtacattaattatttatattttaccttgTTTGCTTTACTGTTCTCTATATGTATATGTGGgtatacataacatatatatgtatgtgatttGATAGTAGGTGTGTTGGAGACACAACACCTTTATGCCTTTCTCTTACATAATCatagtacaattatcaaaatgaggaaatttatctttttttttttttttttttttttttttgagacagagtctcactttgttgcccaggctagagtgagtgccatggcgtcagcctagctcacagcaacctcaaaatcctgggctcaagcgatcctcctgcctcagcctcccgagtagctgggactacaggcatgtgccaccatgcccggctaattttttctatatattttagttggccaattaatttctttctatttatagtagagatgggattctcactcagactggttttgaactcctgacctcgagcaatctgcctacctcggcctcccagagtgctaggattacaggcctgagccaccacgcccggcaggaAGTTAATCTTGATGTAACACTGGTATCTAATCCTTGGTCCATAATCAAGCTTCAGTAATTGTCCCACCAGTGTGATCTTAATGGCCGTTTCCCCCCAGTGCAGGATACAATCCAGGATCACCCTCTGCATTTAGTTATCGTTGTCTCTTTAGTAGTCATCTTCCATAACCCAGAACAGTTCCTCGGCTTTTCTGATTCTGCCATTGTTGAAGAATGCCGGCCAGTTGTATCTTCTAGAATGTCGCTCAATATGGGTTTGTCTGAGGCTTCTTCATGCATAGTTGGGGGTTACGTGAGTTGTTCTCTGTGCTTGGCTCTAAGCTTCTATGTCTCTGTCTCCCCTCTCACCTTCCCTCCAGGTAGAGAAGATCCGCCAGGTGAAAGCCAAGTCCCTGTACCTGCAGGTAGAGAAGCTGCGGCAAAACCTCAACAAGCTCGAGAGCACCATCAGCGCCGTCCAGCAGGtcctggaggagggcagggcgctGGACATCCTGCTGGCCCGAGACCGGATGCTGGCCCAGGTGCAGGAGCTGAAGACCGTGCGGAGTCTCCTGCAGCCCCAGGAAGATGACCGAGTCATGTTCACACCCCCGGACCAGGCCCTGTACCTCGCCATTAAGTCCTTTGGCTTCGTCAGTAGTGGGGCCTTCGCACCGCTCACCAAGGCCACAGGCGATGGCCTCAAGCGGGCCCTCCAGGGCAAGGTGGCCTCTTTCACTGTCATCGGCTACGACCACGACGGTGAGCCCCGCCTCTCGGGGGGCGACCTAATGTCAGCCGTGGTCCTGGGCCCCGACGGCAACCTGTTTGGTGCAGAGGTGAGCGACCAGCAGAACGGTACTTACGTGGTGAGCTACCGGCCCCAGCTGGAGGGCGAGCACCTGGTGTCGGTGACACTGTGCAACCAGCACATCGAGAACAGCCCCTTCAAGGTGGTGGTCAAGTCGGGCCGCAGCTACGTGGGCATCGGGCTGCCGGGCCTGAGCTTTGGCAGCGAGGGCGACAGTGACGGCAAGCTCTGCCGCCCCTGGGGCGTGAGCGTGGACAAGGAGGGCTACATCGTGGTGGCCGACCGCAGCAACAACCGCATCCAGGTGTTCAAGCCCTGCGGCGCCTTCCACCACAAGTTCGGCACGCTGGGCTCCCGGCCCGGGCAGTTCGACCGGCCGGCCGGGGTGGCCTGCGACGCCTCGCGCAGGATCGTGGTGGCCGACAAGGACAATCATCGCATCCAGATCTTCACCTTCGAGGGCCAGTTCCTCCTCAAGTTCGGCGAGAAGGGAACCAAGAACGGGCAGTTCAACTACCCGTGGGATGTGGCGGTGAATCCCGAGGGCAAGATCCTGGTCTCGGACACGCGGAACCACCGGATCCAGCTGTTTGGGCCGGACGGGGTCTTCCTGAATAAGTACGGCTTCGAGGGGGCTCTCTGGAAGCACTTTGACTCCCCCCGGGGTGTGGCCTTCAACCACGAGGGCCACCTGGTGGTCACCGACTTCAACAACCACCGGCTCCTGGTCATCCACCCCGACTGCCAGTCGGCGCGCTTCCTGGGCTCCGAGGGCACCGGCAACGGCCAGTTCTTGCGCCCGCAGGGCGTGGCCGTGGACCAGGAAGGGCGCATCATCGTGGCCGATTCCAGGAACCACCGGGTGCAGATGTTCGAGTCCAACGGCAGCTTCCTGTGCAAGTTCGGCGCCCAGGGCAGCGGCTTCGGGCAGATGGACCGCCCCTCCGGCATCGCCGTCACCCCCGACGGGATGATCGTCGTGGTGGACTTTGGCAACAATCGAATCCTCGTCTTCTAATCGCATTTTCTAGATTTCTGTGTTtggggtgtgcatgtgtgcgtgtctctctctctctctctctgtctctctctctctctctctctctctttctctctcgtcTCTCTCTGTGTTTgaatttcaaagaagaaacagTCTCagggaaatttcttttttttttttttaaagagaacaaGAAACGTACAACATTGCTTAAGTCCTacctcatctttatttttttacagatgaatgTACTTATCTTTTCTGCAGGGATTGAGCCTGTGAAGTGATGATTTCTATCTACCTCATAAATCTTTTTACATTTCCTTCTCCAGCAggccctcttctcctcctcctcctcctcttccttcccctcttcctcttcctcctcctggtgGTGGAGTTCACGTCTCCCTCTTCCCCGCGTGGGGCACGGTATGCACAAGCCTGGCATCTTCACGGCTGGGAGGGCACTGGACGCGTGTGGTGGAGTATATTCTGTAGCTTGAGCCAAGGAAACACAAAAACTACtaagtaaaaaaccaaaaaaactataaaacatggaaaaaataagatttaaaattcataattatagAGTACCTGTGTTCTGGAGAATACTGTGTTTATGTGGGGTTAGATTGTGTTGTATTGTTTGGATCTTTTTgggaaaacttttttcttttctttttctttctttcttttttttaaatgctgcaaCAGAGGATTTCCCTCTGTTCTTTTATATACCTCAGTGTGTTTAACATCCTCTTCGGCATCTTTTCTGAATCCTAGAAGTTGTGGCTGTGGCTTGCTAGCCAAGAAAAGCAGACCATTCGTATTTTAGGGCATATAATCTTCGTTTCTTTGAAGGGAGtggtgggggtgtgtgtatgtgtttgtttcaAAGCCATCTTGCACCCAAGCAGTAAGGCTAAAAAACGACTTTACCGCCTCCCAAAGATACCTTTTATTTTCACACTTTggtttctaaaaaagaaatagatgtagCTAGCTCAGGATTTTTGATGGAAAAGtattctcaaacatttttaagtattcttaCTTTGCTGTTGGTTATAGAGttaaaatggaagagagaagaaaattagcCTCATTCTCAGAGGGAAAGGGTTTTCAGACATGGGCTGACATGAGGACGTGCGTGTGGGTGGACACGTGCGTGCTGAGGGCGTGAGTAAAGAGCACACGGACAAAGCAAGGCGCCCTCCAACTAGGGACCCTGCAGGAGGGGGCCGGGTCAGTCCCTGACGCAAGACTGAGTGATGTTTTGTAGAGCTTAGGGGTTTCTTTTCCTAAGAAGAGTAGATAAaggaataaacttttattttacaagCACAATTTCTTTCCTGCTTTGGAAGTTCAGGGAAACAGAACGTTTGAACGGCAAATTAAGAGAAGAACAGCCCATTCCCACACCTCTCTGCTCGGGTCACTTTTGCACCCGTGTCACGCTTGTACGGCCTCCTGGTTAACGTGAACGAATTTCCCGCCCAAGGCCTTTGAATGTAACAAATTGCCCCAGCCTGAAATGTAGGTTGCGATATCTTCTTAAACCTGTAACTCGGTACCAAAGAATGAAAATTTAAGCAAGGCTCCCACTGCAGAACCGTAGGGTGGAATCTATGTCACTTTACATGATTGATTAGTTATAAGCTGGACTTGGGTACAAAACTCTGTGCTTCTGGGCACTGTCTGCCTTCCGCGTTGGAAGCAGGTGTAGCTGGTGTCCTGTTGGTCTGAACCCGCATGCGTTCCCGCGTTTCCCCAGATACTTAAATAGGAACCAAATTCCAGAGTAAGGCTCCTCAGGGAAAAGAAGTGCTCTCAACCGTTGATGGTTTACAGGGGAGACCTCTTGTTTAATCAGAAAGATTAATGGATCAATTTCTGCTCCTGTATTTAAGACGAGGTTCCGTTGCAAAAATGGTTGTAGTTTTAAATGAACAGAATAAATAGACGAATAGAGCAATTTGCTTTTGTCATCCCAATAGAAAAGGAGATGACGAGGACAATGTGACAAGTCAATCAAATTGCTTTTCCCATCTACCTCTTTTGGACATTTAATTTACTACTATCAAGCTGCCCTGTCTCTTCCTATTGCTTTAGTTCTAGGGTTTCTATGTGACCAAAACGGGGGAAAATTTTTTCGTCTCACAAAGGAGAACTGTGTATAGTAAAAGATCCAAAAAAGTAGCTTCaaactgctctctctctctcacctgctAGATTATTATAGGGTGGGAAAGCATTTAAGAAATCTTACTTGATGGAAGctccttttcttttattgaagAATTTAATAGTGAATCCTTCCCCAATGCCTATTCAGTTGCCTTTTTGCTGTTAAGGCCTTTGGTAAAGAGTtaatataattaaacatttttattgttttttattttggaggaACTTGGTGCTgatcttcctcccctctccccacctgcccaacaaATCACCCTTTAAATACCAAAGACAGCTGGTTTTAGATGCTTGAAAAATTTTTTATCGAGGAAATGGATCTTGATAAAAAAATGTTCTCAGAAACCGTAGGTCATGATTGTGTCTGGGATAAATTATTTCAGTTAGtcactgcctttttaaaaaaaatattctccattTTCATAATGATCttcactcttctctttccttcccaatTTGCTCATGTGTAGTGATATTTTGAGAAGTGTTTTTGGTGAGTAGCAGTAACCATAAAGCTACTTATTTGACATTTTACCGTGGATTTGGTTGCAAAGCCAGGGCTTCCACTCCACGGCTGAAATTATTAGGTCTTTTGCAGGCTTAGAGCAAATCGAGTCATCCCCAGAAATGAGTGTGTAATTGGGAGATGCTTCTCTGTGTGCTCAATGGTGGGGCGTCTCATTGCCTTCTGCACCCAGAGCGGTGCGTGCCTGGCCTTTGAGAAACACGGTCACATTTGggaagcttttgtttttaaaacattggcCATCTGTGGCTGCCCACGATTGACTCCTGACCCATAGGGATTGGTGCGAAGCACTTTGGAGAGTGTCACTGTATGATGCGGAGTGTTCCAAAATCAGAGAAAGATGATAAAAGCCAACATTCGGTGCTCTCTAGCTTGAGAAGTACATGTCTTTGAATGCACATCTCCTGCCCACTGTGAGGCGATCCTGTGGTGTAGCTAGAAATTGGGTCAAAGAGGGGCGTCTTCAACGTGGTGAGAAAGGTCCTGGGTGTATTGTGAGGGAGGAGAATAAAATGTTACTAGGGAGTAAATGTGATAATTAGACAACAGTCCCTTCCCTGTGGGGGTCTGATGTGGTCAGGTGGCAAGGACGGCGTGGGGTAGCATGTGAGGTCAGTTTATGTTTGGAGATGCCCATTGGATTTGCATGTGTAGGTTTGGGTATTGGTATGCTTAAAGGAAATCTAAATAACCCTAATAGGTAATGAAAACCACTTTTGGTCGACACTGACTTAACATTTCAAAAGTGTTATTTTTGGTCACGAGAATCAGTCCCGTCTCGGAACCTGTGCTCTGTTTGTGGCTGGCAGGTGGCACTTGAGTTGACTGGAGCCCAGTGGCCTGCGCCGAACACCCTCTTAAGTCTAACTTCACTTGGGGAAACACACGACAAGGGTACCACAGACAGAGAATCTAAATTATGTGGCGGGCCAAAAGAGTTGCCAGAAGCAAGGCACTTTGTGTTGGAGTCATAAGAGAAATGATTTGAGATTGGCTCAGTCCGATTTACTCTAGTTAAGCCAAAGCTTAATTATTTGAGGGAGGAAAGTCTTTTAGGCTTGAAGCAGCAGCATACTGTTTGTACATGTGTTGTCTTCCTCTCTGGAAGGTTCTAAGATTGCTGTGTTCTGGTAGATAGTGAAAGATAATGCCAAAGTTttaggcttgtttttttttttgttttgttttgttttgttttttaaatccaatGGTGCCAAAAAGTATTTAgggtatatttaaggtatatttaAAACATCAACTCTTAATGAGTTTCCAACAGTCTGGGGCTGTATAAAAGTCAAACTCTTGTACTCACAGGTGATAGTATCATAGAGCGGGTGTCGCCCGAGCTCTGTGGCTTTTCTCTGGCCTCCTGCAGGCCAGGGGCACGGGACTCATAGTGCTGCACACCACACTGGCTGCTTCTGTTGAGTTTCTACCTCACTTTTGGCGAAAAGTCATCTACCTCGTGTTAGCATCTGACAGGTATCGAAACGTATAGTATTAATCCAGTGGGGAGTGGGTGGGAGCAGGAAGCTACCTCTAGAAGAAATGTTATCATAAATCTAGAACTGATTTCTCCCATGAGGAATGTTTGATGGACCTCAAAAGAGAAACATCAGGCAAATGCAGTCATAAATTCTAGTCGTTCTTACCAGTCTGGCTTtccccccttaaaaaaaaaaagaatgatgcaTGCCATTGTTGTTCAGTATTAGGAAACTACTGGTTAATCTGACCTATTGGAGGATTTGCTTACAAATAAAGACCTttaggtctctttttttttctcttcaagagaaaaatattttatctgtattttgaATGTCTGCGAATAATATCGTTTTAAGAGCCATCCCAAGGGTCAAGTTGTTGGAAACCTCAAATTTTTGAAGGGAATGAGAATCCTTTTGACTTCATGATTGTATTTATAGCCTTTTGGACTCAGCAGGATTTTTTCCCCACCATGATGTTGCAACAATCACTGTTTTTACTGAGCAGTGACTTGGTGGAGTATGTGTTGctcttttgttttgtgttttaattttcttttctaccaaAGGTAACATGTTGacgggttttgtttttttttttttccttgttcgTTAAATACTTGATAAAGTTGAGAAGCACATTACCAAGATATACTGTACTAATCTCCCACCCCTCTACCCTAGTTAATTTTTGGTTTGGTTGGAAGAGAGGAGGGTCCTAAGACCACTGTTAGTTTATTGTGATTTGGGTTTAAAAATGTCATGGTGAAGAAATACCTCAGtgattgtctatttttaaaactgatctTACGGGTGAACATAGCCAGCCTGGTGGGATGTTTTCCATCATCATTTAACCAATAATGGTTCTAAAAGTTTTGTGTATCCACATGGTCTTAGACCTCCTTTTAATGATTGTATTAACTTACAAGCTCAGGTAGTATTTTTTCTTAAGGCTCTATCTCAGAGCACACTGACTGAATGTTGACGTGTGTAGCAAAGTgtttactttctttaaataaCCAGCTCTGTAATAGTCGTTTACGTTTCTAGCAGTCTGTGTAGTTGTCtttcttcagagaaaaatttTTCACGTTTCCggggttttcttgtttttaaggtggtaagatttctctctttcttttctcctaaaatcaatgcaggtgagggtgggtggggaagggatgTTGGTTTTAACTAGCATGTTAGGTATatttgggtgggtgggagggttgttagtatttttttatgAATCTTGCTTGATACTGTCCATTAGCTCTCATGCCTGGTCAgcaaaatgatttaatttttaactgtaGAATATTGACTCCgttgagtcctttttttttttcttttttttttaagaaaagtaaatgcaGAATTGGGGGAGTTAATGTGAGCATGTTGCCTTATGTTAAAATGACTAAGTTAAACCTCTTAGTTTTATTTGTCCAAGGTAGAAATGATATAAGGAATGTGCACTACCAGAATAACTCTCCTGGCTGCAGGAACCATGCTGCAGCCCATTTGGGGTGCTATGACTGCCTCTTGCCACTTTCTAAATGGGCATTGCCATGGTAGTGTGAATCCCATCAATTCAGTGGATGGGTGGGGAAATGAAGATTTTCCCCCAAACCTTTAGGCAaaagtgggtttttgtttttgttttctctcttgtcttttggctttcacttttaaatcttaaatgttAATATTGCGGGCCACAGGCATGACAGGCAATGAGCAGGTGAAGAACCAATGGAAAAGTGTTCAAAAACTCCTGTGTTAGCTAACAGGCTTCTGAATGTATCGCTGTGGTCCACAGAGAAGGCTGGAGAAGGTAGCAAGGAGATGCTGTATCAGCTACTACAGCCTTAAAACAAAGTTGGTGTCTCTTTGGACTTTAAAATTGTTCCTAtgcagcttattttatttttgtttaatcaaaTAAACAAGAGGGTTTTTTTCCATGGATACAGTGTGTCTGTGTAATCCTTTAACCCAAAATAAGTAAGGGTGTGTGCATTGGGTTTGAAAAGGGAGTCTATGGTGTAGACAGCCTGGGGGTGCACTTTGGCTCGTGGGCCAAATTTGGGCCCATGTGGCAGTTTCAAAAGGTGAACGACAGCATTTTAAAACAAGTGTTAAAGAGCCtagaagtgttttttttgttttgttttttgttgttttttttgagacaaagtctcactttgttgcccaggctagagtaagtgccgtggcatcagcctagctcacagcaacctcaaactcctgggctcaagcgatcctgctgcctcagcctcccgagtagctgggactacaggcatgtaccaccatgcccggctaattttttttttctatatgtattagttggccaattaatttctttttatttatagtagggacagggtctcgctcttgctcaggctggttttgaactcctgacctcaagcaatccgcccgcctcggcctcccagagtgctaggattacaggtgtgagccaccgtgcccggccagcctAGAAGTTTCAAAATCTGGACTTCTGGCTTCTTGGGGAGGTTTCAGATCTGTAAGCCCCAGGCGCCCCCTTCTCCCAAGGAACTGAAGAGCATGAAGTGCATGATTTCCCAGCTGCCActgccctgcacccctccctGTCCTGGCAGGTGTTGGCCTCACAACCTCTGCCTGGGTTGGGGGGGACCCAGGAACTGTTTGGGGTCTAGACAGTGTCCCCAGTGAGCAACTGGCCCACCTGGCTGCTTTGGGGTGGAGGAGAGCCACAGATGGCTAGTTGGATAAAGGCTGTCCAGCGTGGTCAGAACTTATCTCAAGACTTCATCATTTTTCATTAGAGTTAAACTTTCCCTGGCTTTGCTCACCTGTTTTCTTCTGCCTAATCACCCAGCCTCAGGGGTTTGACCTTTGAATGGAGAGTGGCAAACCTTAGACAGTCAGCACACTGGTTTCCAATGTTTTCCTAACGTTTTTTCCTGCCTGGTGTCCCTTTCCTGTAGTGATAAGAATTTACAAAAGTTCTTATGGTGGTAGGTCTTCTACCCATGCTTTTAAAGTGCAGAGCGTCAGTGCCTGACATGGGgactcttctcttctttccttcactTAAGCCCATGTTGGCACCGAGCACTTAGGATGGTGCTTGCCCCGTTGGTACCTTCAGCTTCAGAATGAAGCACATCCATCCCGAGTAGAAGTTTTCCATAAGACTCATAAGAGTGTAACTTAACGGACTAAGTCCTTACTCCATTCTTCCCCCCCTCCCATGCTCCACTTTTCCCAGTCCCCTCACCTCATTTCCCTTTTTCCCCTAGTTGGGCACAATGGGAGACTTTTTGTTGGGTATAAAAGTTAGATGGGtatgcttttctttccttcctttttcttttttctttttttctttttttttttttttttaaggaaagaattcttttttgctttattctctGTAAAAAGCCCCAGGagaggccaggcactgtggctcacgcctgtaatcctagctctctgggaggccgaggcagtggattgctcaaggtcaggagttcgaaaccagcctgaggaagagtgagaccccgtctctactataaatagaaagaaattaattggccaactaatatatagagaaaatattagccgggcatgatggcgcatgcctgtagtcccagctactcgggaggctgaggcagcaggatctcttgagtccaggagtttgaggttgctgtgagctaggctgacgccacggcactcactctaacctgggcaacaaagcgagactctgtctcaaaaaaaaaaaaaagccccaggaGATCCTGGTAAGATGAGGTAGGACCCATATCTGAGAGAAGTGCGGGGAAGGAAAGCTACAGAAAAAATCCAGACCTTCTCATCACCCCCTGGTTCCTGCAGCCGACTCCAACAGGGTGAGGTGAGCTTAGAAAGGGGTCAAACTTTCTAAGGATGACTAGACTCTGTACCAGGCCACTGGCCTGCCCTTCTTTAAAGTTAACAGCCATAATACAAAATACAATAGCTAGTATTGGCAAGGGTGTGTAGACATTGGAACCCtcgtgcattgctggtgggattgtgAAATGGTAGAAACACTTGTTGAACACAATTTGACGGTTCATCATAGTGTTAAACATAGGACCAGCAGTGCCACTTAGACATCCAAAAGAAGACCTCCCCACGCTGGAACCAGTATATGGATGTTCAGAGCAACATTACTTACATTTATAAtcaccaaaaagtggaaacaacccaaatgtcactCAACTGATGACAAACAAGGGGAAGTATCCTTACAGTggactattcagccataaaaaggaatcaaatgtTGGCATGCgttatgacatggatgaaccttaacagtgtgaaagaagccagacacggtCCGATTCACATACAAGAAATGTCGGAATAGGCAAATATGTAGAGACAGGTGAGTCTGTGTTTGCCAGGGGCGGTGAGGTAAGGTGACATTAGGAGCGACATAGTGGTTCCAAAACTTGGTGGGgatgctgaaaaatcactgaactTCACaattaaatgggtgaattttatggtatatgaatatGAAAAGGTACAGTCAACAAATCAAAAAATTTATACATCTGACTGTGTTAAAAACTGTTCAGTGAAAAGATCTGATTTCCTTTTCTGGCCCCCTTGTGTTGGGAGCTCCATGCGATTAGTTGGACTAGCAggtacagctgacccttgaacaacatggtgttgtgttgtgttttgttttgttttgttttgagacagagtctcactctgttgcccgggctagagtgagtgccatggcgtcagcctagctcacagcaacctcaaactcctgggctcaagcaatcctcctgcctcagcctcccaagtagctgggactacaggcatgtactaccatgcccggctaattttttctatatatattttagttggccaattcatttctttccatttatagtagagacggggtcttgctcttgctcaggctggtttcaaactcctgacctggagcaatccgcatgcctctgcctcccagagtgctaggattacaggcgtgagccactgcgcctggccaacaacatgggtttgaaccaCGTGGGGCCACGTATACGTGGCTTTTTTCCAATAGATACAGTGGGCCCTCCATATTGGTGGGTTCTACATCTacatcctggaaccaatcccccatggataccaaggaaCAGCCTGGTTTCATTGTCAGGGCGAACTCTTCCAGATCTCTGCCCTCCCCCATGATCACGGCAATATTCGAATGGCAGGAAGTGTGATCAGCATGGATCTGGGAGTGAGTCGGACACAGTGGTGCCCAGCCAACCAGGAAGGCACATGTGATCAAAATAAATACAGTGGtgggttttggttttcttt is a window of Microcebus murinus isolate Inina chromosome 1, M.murinus_Inina_mat1.0, whole genome shotgun sequence DNA encoding:
- the TRIM71 gene encoding E3 ubiquitin-protein ligase TRIM71; the protein is MASFPETDFQICLLCKEMCGSPAPLSSNSSASSSSSQTSTSSGGGGGAPGAAARRLHVLPCLHAFCRPCLEAHRLPAAGGGAPGEPLKLRCPVCDQKVVLAEAAGMDALPSSAFLLSNLLDAVVATADEPPPKNGRAGAPAGAGGHSNHRHHAHHAHPRASASAPPLPPAPQPPAPSRSAPGGPAASPSALLLRRPHGCSSCDEGNAASSRCLDCQEHLCDNCVRAHQRVRLTKDHYIERGPPGPAAAAAAAQQLGLGPPFPGPPFSILSVFPERLGFCQHHDDEVLHLYCDTCSVPICRECTMGRHGGHSFIYLQEALQDSRALTIQLLADAQQGRQAIQLSIEQAQSVAEQVEMKAKVVQSEVKAVTARHRKALEERECELLWKVEKIRQVKAKSLYLQVEKLRQNLNKLESTISAVQQVLEEGRALDILLARDRMLAQVQELKTVRSLLQPQEDDRVMFTPPDQALYLAIKSFGFVSSGAFAPLTKATGDGLKRALQGKVASFTVIGYDHDGEPRLSGGDLMSAVVLGPDGNLFGAEVSDQQNGTYVVSYRPQLEGEHLVSVTLCNQHIENSPFKVVVKSGRSYVGIGLPGLSFGSEGDSDGKLCRPWGVSVDKEGYIVVADRSNNRIQVFKPCGAFHHKFGTLGSRPGQFDRPAGVACDASRRIVVADKDNHRIQIFTFEGQFLLKFGEKGTKNGQFNYPWDVAVNPEGKILVSDTRNHRIQLFGPDGVFLNKYGFEGALWKHFDSPRGVAFNHEGHLVVTDFNNHRLLVIHPDCQSARFLGSEGTGNGQFLRPQGVAVDQEGRIIVADSRNHRVQMFESNGSFLCKFGAQGSGFGQMDRPSGIAVTPDGMIVVVDFGNNRILVF